One Euphorbia lathyris chromosome 1, ddEupLath1.1, whole genome shotgun sequence DNA segment encodes these proteins:
- the LOC136233938 gene encoding UDP-glycosyltransferase 89A2 has translation MSAGEQPPHVLIFPYPAQGHLLPLLDLTHQLSLRNLIITIITTPKNLSTLSPLLSAHPNIHTLILPLPPHPKLPPGVENVKELGNAGNLPIISALFKLYDRIIQWFRSHHNPPVALISDFFLGWTLRLANHIQIPRFAFFSSGAFLTAVTAYCWDNLDAVKNLQVVEFPDLPGTPSLKEEHLPSTFRKYRESDPDWELIKDGMMANLLSYGCIFNSLEALEGDYLDHLKRKMGHGRVYGVGPLSLLGPEKSFRGDQSDVFDWLNGCPHGSVLYVCFGSQKSMNRQQMEALASGLEKSMARFIWVVKAGTTHPVDSGYEVLPDGFEERVEGRGRVIRGWAPQVALLSHRAVGGFLSHCGWNSVLEGIVSGILILAWPMEADQFVNEKLLVDDLGVAVRVCVGADSVPDSDDLGRVIGESMNGVAHEEKKKKAGELKRKAVAAVEGGGRSLQELEELVNELWKLQGTKSAMVDVYGEQQTT, from the coding sequence ATGTCGGCCGGCGAGCAACCTCCGCATGTTCTGATATTTCCTTACCCGGCTCAAGGCCATCTCCTTCCACTCTTAGACCTAACCCACCAACTCAGTCTCCGTAACTTGATCATCACCATCATTACCACTCCTAAAAACCTCTctactctctctcctcttctctccGCCCACCCAAATATCCATACTTTAATCCTTCCTCTTCCTCCCCACCCTAAGCTTCCTCCCGGCGTTGAAAACGTCAAAGAACTCGGCAACGCCGGCAATTTACCTATAATTTCAGCTCTATTTAAGCTCTATGATCGTATCATCCAATGGTTCCGTTCCCACCATAACCCTCCTGTGGCTCTCATTTCTGATTTCTTCCTCGGCTGGACCTTACGCCTTGCTAACCACATCCAAATCCCTAGATTTGCTTTCTTTTCCTCCGGCGCCTTTCTCACTGCTGTTACTGCCTATTGCTGGGATAATCTTGATGCTGTCAAGAATTTGCAAGTCGTCGAGTTTCCTGACTTGCCGGGGACACCGTCGTTGAAGGAGGAGCACCTGCCGTCTACTTTCCGGAAATACAGGGAATCCGACCCGGATTGGGAGCTTATCAAGGACGGGATGATGGCTAATTTGTTGAGTTATGGTTGCATCTTCAATAGCTTGGAGGCATTGGAAGGGGATTATTTGGATCATTTGAAGAGGAAAATGGGTCATGGACGGGTATATGGGGTTGGCCCGCTTAGCCTCTTGGGTCCTGAAAAATCTTTTCGTGGAGACCAGTCTGATGTGTTCGATTGGCTAAATGGGTGCCCCCATGGATCTGTGCTTTACGTCTGCTTCGGGAGTCAAAAATCGATGAACAGGCAACAAATGGAGGCACTAGCTTCCGGGTTGGAGAAGAGCATGGCCCGATTCATTTGGGTAGTGAAAGCGGGTACCACCCATCCAGTGGATTCCGGGTACGAAGTACTACCCGACGGATTCGAAGAACGAGTTGAAGGGAGGGGAAGAGTGATTAGAGGATGGGCTCCACAGGTGGCGTTACTGAGTCACCGGGCGGTGGGTGGGTTCCTGAGTCACTGTGGTTGGAACTCGGTGCTTGAGGGGATAGTGAGTGGAATACTAATATTGGCTTGGCCCATGGAGGCGGATCAGTTTGTGAATGAGAAGTTATTGGTGGATGATTTGGGGGTGGCGGTGAGAGTATGCGTGGGGGCTGACTCGGTTCCCGATTCGGACGATTTGGGAAGAGTGATTGGCGAGTCAATGAATGGAGTTGCACATgaggagaagaaaaagaaggctGGGGAATTGAAAAGAAAGGCGGTGGCCGCCGTAGAAGGAGGTGGGAGGTCGTTGCAAGAGTTAGAGGAGCTGGTCAATGAGCTGTGGAAATTGCAGGGCACCAAGTCGGCAATGGTGGATGTTTATGGAGAACAACAAACCACGTGA